The genomic interval GAGCCAACTGATCAACAGCCTCCACCTTGCAGACAAGAAACCCATCAAGAAGGTTCAGACATCCGACAAAGCCTTCAAACAAATGGAACAAATCTCACAATTCCTGATCGCCGCTGAAAAGTATGGTGTCAACAAAATGGACATCTTCCAAACTGTGGACCTCTGGGAAGGTGAATGCAAGCGGAGCACTCTTTTTATTCGTACCAGTCTGCATGTTTCTCCGTTAACTTGATATTTGTATTATGTACATGGATAgacaggacagatttagagggatgtgggccaaacgccggcaggtgggagtagtgtagatgggacatgttggcccatgtaggcaagttgggctgaagggtctggttcCACGCTGCAAGACTCTGACCCTATGACTCCatgtgtacaaaggaactgctgatgctggattataccgaagatagacgcaaaatgcaggagtaactcagtgggtcaggcagcatctctggagaaaaggaactggtgacgtttcgggtcggaactcttcttcagactgaaagatatctTTCTTTATCTTCAAAGATATATATCTTTCAGTCTGACGACTAATTCCGACCCAAAAGACCACCTATGATTTTTctctggaaatgctgcctgatccgctgggttactcctgcaTTATCTGCCTATCTTTGATATTTTCATTGTTTTTATTTGATCTGTGCATGGGCCATTGGAGTATTGACTGAAACCAAAGGCATTCAGCtatttggagaatatggatgggtgacgtttcgggttgggacgcttcttcagactgattgggactAATCGAGGCCTGATttctcctggtcttttcttgcttctagTTGCTCCATCCGCCTCTCCACCACAATCAATCTGGCGAACGGtcccgagccaaaacgtcacctatgcattttatcccgagatgctgcctggcctgctgaattactccaccactttgtgtctatctttggaagtaaaccagtatctgcagttcattttgatcacattttatttcattcaattattttcaGCGCACACATGATCTATTTTGTGTATGGGCTGTGGATATCACTGACCAGGTCAGCATTTGCTGCCAGTCCTAAACTGCTCCAAGTTAGGTGACGTCCTTAAACCGTGGGTTTGGTGTTAAATCCAGGCCACACACGGATGTGGATTTGCTGGAGGACAtggagtgtttttttttttaagaatggCTAAGTGGTTCTGTATTTATGCGAGCATTTTAATTCCTAATTTCATTTGCTTGGATTAAAATTCCCCACAGCTCAGAAAATGATTTTTTGATAGTTCTAGTGGTCTTATTTAACGTGATAAACACTCACAAGGCTGCCATTAGTTGCATTAGCAACTATTAAAATTCAATCCATCTACCCATTTTAGATGATGAGCTTCTACTTTTACTTTGGGAAGTCAAGGcttgtagatagacacacaatggtgGAATAACGGGTGAGATTTCGGGTTgagccacttcttcagactgagagtccggggacATAGAgatattacaatagacaataggtgcaggagtaggccattcggcccttcgagccagcacctccattcaatgtgatcatggctgatcatccccaatcagtaccccgttcccgccttctccctgactccgctatctttaagagccctatctagctctctctcgaaagcatccagagaaccggcctccactgccctctgaggcagagaattccacagactcagcactctctgtgagaaaaagtgtttccttgtcaccattctaaatggcttactccttattcttaaactgtggcccctggttctggactcccccaacatcgggaacatgtttcctgcctctagtgtgtccaagcccttaacccttcagactgagagtccggggacATAGAAATATGGATGGGTAGGGTGTGATCAAAGGGGATAAAGTTCAGGGAAAATgtcgaatggatcattgttagctgaggggaagttgacaacgaggcatacaatcagtttaatttaatgaggagagtagaaataggatcggggggagagaggggatcgcGGCTTGTAGCTGTTTTTAAGTGTGAAGTTGAGATCTAGCATGAGCACAATGTGATTGGGTGGGTAGATGGATTTGAATTTTAATATATTTACTAATGCAACTAATGGCAGCCTTGTGAGTGTTTACCACATTAAATAAGACCACTAGAACTATCAAGAAAATCATTTTCTGAGCTGTGTGATACCTTTGTTCAGATGTTTAAACAAAAATTGCATCTCTGTAGAATTTGAGCCACGTAAAGCTCAATTAGGGCTCCCTTGTAACTGGTGGTTGCAATTAGCAGGGACTTGGCATGATAATTAGCAATTGTGGAGAAGAGTTTGCTATGGTTTTTTTTAGTGGAGCAAGTTTCAGCTTCTAACTAGCACGAAAGATCTACAGATGCGTTTCCTAGACTGGGATGAACAGAACTTCAAGTATGAACAAGACCTTGGTAttcgccaaagatcctatagcggagcaagatagtccactcgacgaaaaagacatagtacggtcatgggcagattcatgggtaatttttggccccatttccgtaaccggcttcagtctccgcaccaaagatcccgtagcggagcaaagataactagtgcggagacgggagccggttacagaaacatcctcgtaaaaatcaaagttatttggtaaaaatcttctcctcattttcagaattttaatttattaacacaaactgttcccccgcaacgttgattacactgcgagtcgggtcaggtgcggttacagaaatggatggaaaaaaaggcccacgttccgttccgttgcgtactacacgtcagcccattgcatttagcaggagtggtctatcttgctccgctataggatctttggtattcACGGCCCGATTTCCATCTGAACTCTGGGAGATTTTAAGAGGTTTGTTGTGTTCTTTCAGTCTCCTAAGGAGTTGCCCATCAGGGCAGCAGCAGCCTGGTGGGGAAGCCCATTCAAAGCCTCTGCATGGGATGTGCCTAGTTTGCTGTCAAATATCTGTGGATCTCAGAGGTATATTTACCCCAATGTTAGAATGAAGGGACTTACACATTTTCCATTCCATTGCAGCTAAGGACATGGCTGCTGTTCAAAGAACACTGATGGCATTGGGAAGTATTGCAGTAACAAAGAATGATGGATTTTACCATGGTGATCCAAACTGGTTTCACAAGTAAGAGAATTAACCCATTTGGCTAATTAATGCAGAATAAAtactttgtttagttttgagatacagcgtggaaacaggccctttggcccacagcccacgctgaccagcgatcaccccgtacactagttctatcctacacactagggacaatttgcagaagccaattaacctaactgaagaagggtcgcggcctgaaacgtcaaccatccatgttctccagagatgctacttgacctttCATATCGCAACATTAATTGTAGTTTGAAATGTTCTAACAAGTTCCACTGCAACCATTACCTCGAGGTGTGaagatgttcttcagagatgctgcctgatctgctgagttgatccagcactttgtgcctttttcgtagaccagcgtctgcagttccttgtctccatcTGTGTCCCTGACTGTTTTAAAACAAATTTTCAGAACAATTGCACTAGAATTGTGTCgagggtggcacagttgctgccatacagcaccagagacccgggtttgatcctgactttgggtgctgtctgtatggagtttgtgcattttccccatgaccacaatttgttttccctgggtgctccggtttccccccccccaaagatatacaggtttgtaggttaatcggctttggtaacaattgtaaattgtcgtgtgcgtgcgtgcgtgtgcgtgtgtgtcgggATGAtcgcaggtcaatagacaatcgagccagcaccgccattcaatgtgatcatggctgatcactcccaatcagtaccctgttcctgccttctccccgacgCAGGCTggcacagactaggtgggccgaagggccactttccatgctgcatctctaaactaaattgcggGAGGTGGTTTATACATTGGCATTGTCTGGTGTGGATTCTGCATTGTCTTTAACGGCTAACGTGTAATTTCTCCTCTGCTGCAGGAAAGCACAAGAGAACAAGCGCGAATTTACAGAACAGCAAATGCGCCAGGGACAGAATATAATCGGCTTACAGATGGGGAGCAACCAAGGAGCATCACAGTCTGGAATGGCAGGCTACGGGCTTGGCCGACAGATCATCGGCTAAAAAAAAAACTGTCTCTTGAACTCTGTAAAGCATGATTTTATCATTTCAAATTCGATAGAAGTCCAATCAGCCCAAAACACTAAATACCTTCAATGAAGTAAATGGTGTGATTTAGACAGGTAGTATTTATTATttggccatttaaaaaaaaaaagaagtgttTAGCCCTTTTAAAGTCTTGCAACActtactccccccccaccccaccccaccctctgatCAGAGCTGTAATGTGGACAATATATGTAGCATTTGCGCTGGTCCCCGGATCTATCCACTGCACATTTATTCCTATTCATTAGAAAATCACCGATggctgcaaggattgcatgacacACTGCTAGCTTGTCATTGCATGTGGAGTTGTACAGGTGTATAATAACAGCATGCTGGCAAAGCTTGGTGGTTGAATGGCTTCACCAATCTGCTATACATCGCTTTAAATTTTAAACTTTCGCCGTCACTTGTCCTATTGTCGGGCTGGTCTTAAAAAATGGCCTCTTTATATAAAATATTGTACGGAGGTAGTTTGAAACGACTAAAATTGTcgtttttttgttttgctttgaaaggcatcttttttttttgcaagaatTAGCACGTTAATTTTGATCACTGAACGTTTTGTTAAATGGCTAAAGGAATTGAAATGGAACAACCCAACTAACATTCCAATGACTTTTTTTAACAAAGAAAACTAAATTCTTTTCGCTGCTCACATTGTCTTCTGTTGGGCAAGTTCCCCTCGAATTGTGCAaccgtttctctctccctcgcacgcacacgcacacacccgcacacatgcTATAGGTGACTCTGTTTACTTATTAGTATACTAGGTTGCTAAACAAACTCTTGAAGTACACATCAAAAGTAATGTGCACTACTTTGACCAAAATAAATCACTTGTCTTAGTTTTTGGAACTGAAGTGTTACAA from Amblyraja radiata isolate CabotCenter1 chromosome 33, sAmbRad1.1.pri, whole genome shotgun sequence carries:
- the LOC116991198 gene encoding transgelin-like produces the protein MSNSGPVYGFSRAVQSKIEKKYEPELEERLVEWIIAQLGADVCRPEAGRTGFQVWLKDGTVLSQLINSLHLADKKPIKKVQTSDKAFKQMEQISQFLIAAEKYGVNKMDIFQTVDLWEAKDMAAVQRTLMALGSIAVTKNDGFYHGDPNWFHKKAQENKREFTEQQMRQGQNIIGLQMGSNQGASQSGMAGYGLGRQIIG